In the genome of Corallococcus soli, one region contains:
- a CDS encoding B-box zinc finger protein, giving the protein MSVVPAPAPACCANHASAPATGTCQRCGAFICAAENGLLCPACAIRPDAAGPEAYRAKYWGRRDGRAWALGILGLWSWVPIVLQVVGGEMNWTNTALNAGISVACFAYWGGWAPMRRGILVVPVLIGASILTVEGYGVEFAAMVALALAISLVLAWFNARNRLFFRLDVTPAALEKSWRRYMDPRIPYVALALACLSACIPLLAFVSVPLWVSILLRSDPVTGKPILRGGFAAIGLFVTIVAALVGFVAMYNFFSTPSSR; this is encoded by the coding sequence ATGAGCGTCGTCCCCGCCCCCGCCCCCGCCTGCTGCGCGAACCACGCGTCTGCGCCCGCCACCGGCACCTGCCAGCGCTGTGGCGCCTTCATCTGCGCGGCCGAGAACGGCCTTCTCTGCCCTGCCTGCGCCATCCGCCCCGACGCGGCCGGCCCCGAGGCCTACCGCGCGAAGTACTGGGGCCGGCGCGACGGGAGGGCCTGGGCGCTGGGCATCCTCGGACTCTGGTCCTGGGTCCCCATCGTGCTGCAGGTGGTGGGCGGTGAGATGAACTGGACGAACACCGCCCTCAACGCAGGGATAAGCGTGGCCTGCTTCGCCTACTGGGGGGGCTGGGCCCCCATGCGGCGCGGCATCCTCGTCGTGCCCGTCCTCATCGGGGCGTCCATCCTCACCGTCGAGGGCTACGGGGTGGAGTTCGCCGCCATGGTGGCACTCGCCCTCGCCATCTCCCTGGTGCTCGCCTGGTTCAACGCGCGCAACCGGCTCTTCTTCCGCCTCGACGTGACGCCAGCGGCCCTGGAGAAGAGCTGGCGTCGGTACATGGACCCGCGCATCCCCTACGTGGCGCTTGCGCTCGCGTGCCTCAGCGCCTGCATCCCGCTGCTCGCGTTCGTGAGCGTACCGCTGTGGGTGAGCATCCTGCTGCGCTCGGACCCGGTGACCGGGAAACCGATCCTGCGCGGGGGCTTCGCCGCCATTGGGTTGTTTGTCACCATCGTCGCAGCGCTGGTGGGCTTCGTCGCGATGTACAACTTCTTCTCCACGCCCTCGTCGCGCTGA
- a CDS encoding OmpA family protein, producing the protein MKLKALCLSMSLLVLPGVASAQSALDALKKSAGDAGKGAVEKRVNTKLMDEGRKNQCSFKSGTAELDAGCDAKLKKLAATLIDAKKQLDGAGVKSYKFEVSGHTDSSGDAAKNKKLSEQRAETLVKELVTRGVPRNEIIAVGFGSEKPLVKPDDTAAKKAKNRRYELRVRL; encoded by the coding sequence ATGAAGCTCAAGGCATTGTGCCTCTCCATGTCGCTGCTGGTCCTCCCCGGCGTGGCCTCCGCCCAGAGCGCGCTGGACGCGCTCAAGAAGTCCGCGGGCGACGCCGGCAAGGGCGCCGTCGAGAAGCGCGTCAACACGAAGCTGATGGACGAGGGCCGCAAGAACCAGTGCAGCTTCAAGTCGGGCACCGCCGAACTGGACGCCGGCTGCGACGCGAAGCTGAAGAAGCTGGCCGCGACCCTCATCGACGCCAAGAAGCAGCTCGATGGCGCCGGGGTGAAGAGCTACAAGTTCGAGGTCTCCGGCCACACGGACTCGTCCGGTGACGCGGCGAAGAACAAGAAGCTCAGCGAGCAGCGCGCGGAGACCCTCGTCAAGGAGCTGGTGACGCGCGGCGTGCCCCGCAACGAGATCATCGCCGTGGGCTTCGGCTCCGAGAAGCCCCTGGTGAAGCCGGACGACACCGCCGCCAAGAAGGCGAAGAACCGCCGCTACGAGCTGCGGGTTCGCCTGTAG
- a CDS encoding DUF2652 domain-containing protein, which produces MAIEKALLLIADIGGYTRFMKHHRFSLAHAQDTVAQLLEAVIDASGRFKLAKLEGDAAFFYAVGNDGSAFAQQVSDIRRAFLARREQLIIDRMCKCDGCMQVNALTLKFVAHDGEIAFQRVKHLTELAGMDVILVHRMLKNDVPVAEYVLMTDPVLARLDPALRQVTRGLEHDFEGMGRTATHYLDLGDVATALPQALGPSLVRRLWSKLALELRSLKYVLGFKKPCEDFRNVEIIDAQGP; this is translated from the coding sequence ATGGCGATCGAGAAGGCACTGCTGCTCATCGCGGACATCGGTGGGTACACCCGTTTCATGAAACACCACCGCTTCAGCCTCGCGCATGCGCAGGACACGGTGGCGCAGCTGCTCGAGGCCGTCATCGACGCCTCCGGCCGGTTCAAGCTCGCGAAGCTGGAGGGGGACGCGGCCTTCTTCTATGCCGTGGGCAACGACGGCTCGGCCTTCGCCCAGCAGGTCTCGGACATCCGGCGCGCCTTCCTCGCCCGGCGCGAGCAGCTCATCATCGACCGGATGTGCAAGTGCGACGGGTGCATGCAGGTCAACGCCCTGACCCTCAAGTTCGTGGCCCACGATGGAGAGATTGCCTTCCAGCGGGTGAAGCACCTCACGGAGCTGGCGGGAATGGACGTCATCCTCGTGCACCGGATGCTGAAGAACGACGTCCCCGTCGCGGAGTACGTCCTGATGACGGACCCGGTGCTCGCGAGGCTGGACCCGGCGCTGCGCCAGGTCACTCGGGGGCTGGAGCACGACTTCGAGGGCATGGGCCGCACGGCGACGCACTACCTGGACCTGGGCGACGTCGCCACGGCGCTTCCCCAGGCGCTCGGCCCCAGTCTGGTTCGCAGGCTCTGGTCCAAGCTGGCGCTGGAGCTGCGCTCGCTCAAATACGTGCTGGGCTTCAAGAAGCCCTGCGAGGACTTCCGCAACGTCGAGATCATCGACGCCCAGGGCCCGTGA
- a CDS encoding biotin transporter BioY, whose product MRTRAHEAALVLGAALWTALLAQVAIAVPGSPVPITGQTLAVVLTAAALGPGRGMAAQLVYLLLGAVGLPFFAKAASGWGQLVGPTGGYLVAFLPAAWLVGLAARHGYDRRPWTAVPVFLVGQLVILGIGMGWLRVAVSLDSATAFHKGFAPFVPGGVLKAAIAGLLTALAWRLVQARASKATAS is encoded by the coding sequence GTGCGCACGCGCGCGCATGAGGCGGCGCTCGTGCTCGGCGCGGCGCTCTGGACCGCGTTGCTCGCGCAGGTCGCCATCGCGGTGCCGGGCTCGCCGGTGCCCATCACGGGCCAGACGCTCGCGGTCGTCCTCACGGCCGCCGCGCTCGGGCCTGGACGGGGCATGGCCGCGCAGCTCGTCTATCTGCTGCTGGGGGCGGTGGGGCTGCCGTTCTTCGCGAAGGCGGCCAGCGGCTGGGGACAGCTCGTCGGGCCCACCGGGGGCTACCTGGTGGCCTTCCTGCCCGCGGCCTGGCTCGTGGGGCTCGCGGCGCGCCACGGCTACGACAGGCGGCCGTGGACGGCGGTGCCCGTCTTCCTCGTGGGCCAGCTCGTCATCCTGGGCATCGGCATGGGCTGGCTCCGGGTGGCCGTCTCCCTCGACTCCGCCACGGCCTTTCACAAGGGCTTCGCTCCCTTCGTTCCCGGAGGGGTGCTCAAGGCCGCCATCGCCGGGCTGCTCACGGCCCTCGCGTGGCGGCTGGTCCAGGCGCGTGCTTCCAAGGCCACGGCATCGTGA